The following proteins come from a genomic window of Nostoc sp. TCL26-01:
- a CDS encoding M23 family metallopeptidase, with the protein MFFNLAKKVTTLRCCTYGLIGLTSVLSMSSSALTQVAGNSSIRKTSVSIPVPSNNLSNNLIWPTQGYISQGFRKYRHEGIDIAGASGTPVVAVAAGKVVKAGWDDWGLGNAIEIKHSNGSVTVYGHNRRLLVSQGQQVKQGQIIAEMGSTGNSTAPHLHFEYYPNGRVAVNPVNFLASSTASKIPSSQIASSAAKVHQASKSVQPIYPPQVEQPVSPAQSIPIHVAPVNPHLGCTGVTVLKGETANSLVKVCEENGQLFYIGELKQDPSQPVKVPAWNIGNNKYRADNGSFSYLVSPEKVEIWRNGSQIRTDNFYTSTR; encoded by the coding sequence ATGTTCTTTAACTTAGCTAAAAAAGTCACTACCCTACGCTGCTGTACTTATGGCTTGATTGGTTTAACATCAGTACTCAGCATGAGTTCTTCTGCTTTAACTCAAGTAGCTGGTAACTCTTCTATCCGCAAAACATCTGTTTCTATTCCTGTTCCCAGTAATAACTTAAGTAATAACTTGATTTGGCCGACTCAAGGATACATTTCACAAGGCTTTCGCAAATACCGTCATGAGGGGATAGATATTGCAGGCGCTTCTGGAACCCCAGTTGTAGCAGTAGCAGCAGGGAAAGTAGTCAAAGCTGGATGGGATGATTGGGGACTGGGGAATGCTATAGAAATTAAACATTCCAATGGCAGTGTTACCGTTTACGGACACAATCGTCGCTTATTAGTGAGTCAAGGTCAACAGGTCAAACAAGGTCAAATCATTGCCGAAATGGGATCTACTGGCAACAGCACAGCACCTCATTTACATTTTGAATATTATCCCAATGGTCGAGTTGCAGTTAATCCTGTAAATTTCTTAGCATCTTCTACCGCTAGTAAAATTCCCTCATCACAAATTGCCAGTTCTGCCGCTAAAGTTCATCAAGCCAGCAAATCAGTTCAACCAATTTACCCACCCCAAGTAGAACAGCCAGTTTCCCCTGCACAATCAATTCCCATTCATGTTGCACCTGTAAATCCTCATCTCGGATGTACTGGTGTGACTGTCCTCAAAGGTGAGACAGCCAACTCACTTGTCAAGGTTTGCGAAGAAAATGGGCAATTATTTTATATTGGTGAGTTGAAGCAAGACCCCAGCCAACCTGTAAAAGTTCCCGCTTGGAACATTGGTAACAACAAATATCGTGCAGATAATGGTAGTTTTTCTTACTTAGTCAGTCCAGAAAAAGTAGAAATTTGGCGTAATGGTAGCCAGATACGTACTGATAATTTTTATACTTCTACTAGATAA
- the serA gene encoding phosphoglycerate dehydrogenase: MSKVLVSDPIDQAGIDILSQVATVDVKTGLKPAELIEIIGEYDALMIRSGTRVTQEIIEAGTQLRIIGRAGVGVDNVDVPAATRRGIVVVNSPEGNTIAAAEHALAMMLSLSRHIPDANASVKRGEWDRKTFVGAEVYKKTIGIVGLGKIGSHVAAVAKAMGMKLLAYDPFISTERAEQIGCQLVDLDLLIQQADYITLHIPKTSETAHLINATTLAKMKPTARIINCARGGIIDEAALAAAIKAGTIAGAALDVFESEPLAESELRSLGKEVILTPHLGASTTEAQVNVAIDVAEQIRDVLLGLPARSAVNIPGLGPDVLEELKPYMQLAETLGNLVGQLAGGRVELLNVRLQGELATNKSQPLVVASLKGLLYQALRERVNYVNASIEAKERGIRVIETRDASVRDYAGSIRLEAIGTLGTHSVTGALLGEKEIHLTDVDGFPINVPPSKHMLFTLHRDMPGIIGKLGSLLGSFNVNIASMQVGRKIVRGDAVMALSIDDPLPDGILTEITKVPGIRDAYTVTL; encoded by the coding sequence ATGTCTAAGGTTCTTGTCTCCGATCCTATTGACCAGGCTGGCATTGACATTCTTTCTCAAGTTGCTACTGTTGATGTCAAGACAGGTCTAAAGCCAGCAGAATTAATAGAAATTATTGGTGAGTATGATGCGTTAATGATTCGTTCAGGAACACGTGTCACTCAAGAAATTATTGAAGCCGGCACACAGCTGAGAATCATCGGTCGTGCTGGGGTGGGCGTGGATAATGTTGATGTGCCTGCTGCTACCCGGCGAGGGATTGTTGTAGTTAATTCCCCTGAAGGTAACACCATTGCTGCTGCTGAACACGCCTTGGCAATGATGTTATCTCTGTCGCGTCATATCCCCGATGCCAACGCTTCTGTCAAACGTGGAGAGTGGGATCGCAAAACTTTTGTCGGTGCGGAAGTTTACAAAAAAACTATCGGTATCGTGGGTTTGGGTAAAATCGGTTCTCATGTCGCCGCAGTTGCCAAAGCAATGGGCATGAAATTACTTGCTTATGATCCTTTCATTTCCACCGAACGGGCAGAACAAATCGGGTGTCAATTGGTGGATTTAGATTTGCTGATTCAGCAAGCAGACTATATCACCTTGCACATCCCCAAAACATCGGAAACTGCCCACCTGATCAACGCCACCACGCTGGCAAAAATGAAGCCCACCGCCCGGATTATCAATTGCGCTCGTGGTGGGATCATAGATGAAGCAGCCTTAGCCGCAGCTATTAAAGCGGGAACGATCGCGGGTGCAGCTTTGGATGTGTTTGAGTCAGAACCCCTGGCTGAATCAGAATTGCGATCGCTCGGTAAAGAAGTCATCCTCACCCCCCACTTAGGCGCATCAACTACAGAAGCCCAAGTGAATGTAGCCATTGACGTAGCTGAACAAATCCGCGATGTTCTCTTGGGTTTACCCGCCCGTTCCGCCGTCAATATCCCCGGACTCGGCCCCGATGTCTTGGAAGAACTCAAACCCTATATGCAGCTAGCGGAAACCTTGGGTAACTTGGTAGGACAACTAGCAGGGGGACGAGTGGAATTACTCAACGTTCGTCTGCAAGGAGAACTGGCAACTAATAAAAGCCAACCCTTAGTAGTGGCATCCTTGAAAGGACTACTTTATCAAGCCTTGAGAGAACGGGTAAATTACGTCAACGCCAGCATCGAAGCCAAAGAACGAGGAATTCGCGTCATCGAAACCCGCGACGCTTCTGTACGTGACTACGCTGGTTCGATTCGTTTAGAAGCTATTGGTACTCTGGGTACACATTCTGTCACTGGTGCATTGTTAGGAGAAAAAGAGATTCACCTCACCGATGTTGACGGATTCCCCATTAACGTCCCCCCTAGCAAGCATATGCTGTTTACCTTGCACCGTGATATGCCAGGCATTATTGGCAAACTTGGTTCTTTACTAGGCAGCTTTAATGTCAACATTGCCAGTATGCAAGTAGGACGCAAAATCGTCCGTGGTGATGCAGTCATGGCTCTCAGCATCGATGATCCCTTACCCGATGGTATTTTAACCGAGATTACCAAAGTACCGGGAATTCGAGATGCGTATACAGTAACACTATAA
- a CDS encoding Uma2 family endonuclease, whose translation MLNFDLPRYLPSAEELPDSDETPVDNELQELIPGLLKAMLLLLWEERMDWFFGVDMGIYYHPDKPAIVPDGFLSLGVERFYDEELRPSYVLWDENVLPILVLEVVSQNYRKEYSDKLHDYEALGVLYYVIYSSRRRRKPHLEVHKLVNGKYELQSGNPVWLPEVGLGIGCERGNYCGVTREWMYWYDELGKRYLTPQEQVQQAQQQAKLAEQRAQQEAQRAQQAAQRAQQLAEQLRALGVDPDQLS comes from the coding sequence ATGTTAAACTTCGATCTGCCAAGGTACTTACCCTCAGCTGAAGAACTACCCGATTCTGATGAAACGCCTGTGGATAATGAACTACAAGAACTGATACCAGGGTTGCTAAAAGCCATGCTGTTGCTACTTTGGGAAGAACGTATGGACTGGTTCTTCGGAGTAGACATGGGTATTTATTATCATCCAGATAAACCAGCGATTGTCCCAGATGGGTTTTTAAGCCTGGGTGTAGAACGGTTTTATGATGAGGAACTGCGTCCCAGTTATGTGCTGTGGGATGAAAATGTTTTACCAATTTTGGTGTTAGAGGTGGTTTCTCAAAACTACCGTAAAGAATACAGTGATAAATTGCATGACTACGAAGCTTTAGGTGTACTATATTACGTTATTTATTCCTCTCGTCGTCGTCGCAAGCCCCATCTAGAAGTACATAAATTAGTTAATGGTAAATACGAATTGCAATCAGGAAACCCAGTGTGGCTACCGGAAGTAGGTTTGGGAATTGGTTGCGAACGTGGTAATTATTGTGGCGTAACACGTGAGTGGATGTATTGGTACGATGAGCTAGGAAAGCGATACCTTACACCCCAAGAACAAGTCCAACAAGCACAACAACAAGCTAAACTCGCAGAACAACGCGCCCAACAAGAAGCTCAACGCGCCCAACAAGCGGCTCAACGCGCCCAACAATTAGCGGAACAACTAAGAGCTTTAGGAGTAGATCCAGATCAGCTGAGTTGA
- the prmA gene encoding 50S ribosomal protein L11 methyltransferase — protein sequence MANTWWELQISCEPALEDSVFWRLEDFGCRGTASESKGSSYLVRGYLPIFQAQLLDLAALGLWLRQDALCVGLSIPSLSWQLIDEEDWATSWKQYWHPQEIGDRFLINPAWLPLPENSDRLVIRLDPGVAFGTGNHATTQLCLESLEMRLSQVPQSFTNTGSKQESVIIADIGCGSGILAIGAVLLGAEKVYAVDTDPLAVQSTFSNRALNDVSPERLVPAEGSVDILKKLIAQPVDGIVCNILADVIIQLVPEISEITKPSTWAIFSGILVEQSNSVVDALEKHGWVVATMWKRKEWCCLNVRRS from the coding sequence ATGGCTAATACTTGGTGGGAACTACAAATTTCATGTGAACCGGCACTGGAAGACTCTGTTTTCTGGCGACTGGAAGATTTTGGTTGTCGTGGTACGGCTAGCGAAAGTAAAGGCAGTTCCTATTTAGTGCGGGGTTATTTGCCCATATTCCAAGCCCAACTACTAGATTTAGCAGCACTGGGATTATGGTTGCGGCAAGATGCTTTGTGTGTAGGATTATCTATTCCTAGCTTGAGTTGGCAGCTAATTGATGAGGAGGATTGGGCGACTAGCTGGAAACAATACTGGCATCCACAGGAAATAGGCGATCGCTTTCTCATCAATCCGGCATGGCTACCTTTACCAGAAAACTCAGATCGCTTAGTCATTCGTCTTGATCCCGGTGTTGCATTTGGTACTGGCAATCATGCGACAACCCAACTGTGTCTAGAATCTCTGGAAATGCGCCTCAGTCAAGTTCCTCAATCTTTTACGAATACAGGTAGTAAACAAGAGTCTGTCATTATTGCAGATATTGGTTGTGGTTCTGGTATTCTGGCGATCGGTGCTGTCTTATTGGGAGCAGAGAAAGTTTATGCCGTGGATACTGATCCCTTAGCAGTCCAGTCAACTTTCAGCAATCGCGCTCTCAACGATGTTAGCCCAGAACGTTTAGTACCCGCAGAAGGTAGTGTAGACATTTTAAAGAAACTAATTGCACAGCCTGTAGATGGAATTGTCTGCAATATTTTAGCTGATGTGATCATTCAATTAGTGCCAGAAATTAGTGAGATTACTAAACCTAGTACTTGGGCAATTTTTAGCGGTATTTTAGTTGAGCAATCTAACTCCGTTGTTGATGCTTTAGAGAAACATGGTTGGGTTGTGGCTACCATGTGGAAGCGCAAAGAATGGTGTTGTTTAAACGTGCGACGTTCTTAA
- the fabG gene encoding 3-oxoacyl-[acyl-carrier-protein] reductase yields the protein MSSLQNQVAIVTGASRGIGRAIALQLAAQGAKVVVNYASSSTAADQVVAEITGAGGEANALQADVSQADQVDALINTVMEKFQRVDILVNNAGITRDTLLLRMKTEDWQAVIDLNLTGVFLCTRAASKIMLKQRSGRIINITSVAGQMGNPGQANYSAAKAGVIGFTKTVAKELASRGITVNAVAPGFIATDMTSNLKADDILKYIPLGRYGQPEEIAGMVRFLASDPAAAYITGQVFNVDGGMVMA from the coding sequence ATGAGTTCATTACAAAATCAGGTAGCTATTGTTACTGGTGCGTCAAGGGGGATTGGTAGAGCGATCGCTCTCCAATTAGCTGCCCAAGGGGCAAAAGTAGTGGTTAATTATGCCAGTTCTAGCACCGCAGCCGATCAGGTAGTTGCAGAAATTACGGGTGCTGGTGGGGAAGCGAACGCGCTACAAGCTGATGTTTCCCAAGCTGATCAAGTAGATGCACTGATCAACACAGTGATGGAAAAGTTTCAACGAGTGGATATTTTGGTGAATAATGCTGGTATCACCCGCGACACTCTACTACTACGCATGAAAACAGAAGATTGGCAAGCCGTAATCGACCTCAATCTCACTGGTGTATTTTTATGTACTCGCGCTGCCAGTAAAATCATGCTGAAGCAGCGTTCTGGTCGCATCATCAACATTACCTCCGTTGCTGGACAAATGGGTAATCCTGGTCAAGCAAACTACAGCGCTGCTAAAGCCGGTGTGATTGGTTTTACCAAAACAGTTGCGAAAGAACTTGCTTCTCGTGGTATCACAGTTAACGCTGTTGCTCCCGGTTTCATCGCTACAGACATGACCAGCAACCTCAAAGCTGACGATATTCTCAAATACATCCCTTTAGGTCGCTACGGTCAACCAGAAGAAATTGCTGGTATGGTACGCTTCCTAGCATCTGACCCCGCCGCCGCTTACATTACTGGTCAAGTCTTTAACGTCGATGGTGGCATGGTGATGGCTTAG
- the trxA gene encoding thioredoxin — protein MTTKKQFNSFEEMLSGSDVPVLVDFYADWCGPCQMMTGILQQVNAQLKDNLRIVKIDTEKYTELATKYQITALPTLVLFKQGQPVERIEGVVQAPQLIQHLQSFF, from the coding sequence ATGACTACTAAAAAACAATTCAACAGCTTTGAAGAGATGCTATCTGGTTCTGATGTACCTGTTTTAGTAGATTTTTACGCTGACTGGTGTGGTCCTTGTCAGATGATGACTGGAATTTTACAGCAGGTAAATGCTCAACTTAAAGACAATTTACGCATTGTTAAAATTGACACTGAAAAATACACAGAATTAGCCACCAAGTATCAAATTACTGCTCTACCAACCCTTGTATTGTTCAAGCAAGGTCAGCCAGTGGAGCGTATTGAGGGTGTGGTACAAGCACCACAGCTAATCCAGCATCTACAAAGTTTCTTTTAA
- a CDS encoding peptidoglycan-binding protein — MEFVAYSSMVIANQQANGQAEYLEYELPKFELNWRKLLKSSAWLSVAGLMVLLTTLTQSALAAYVRTNGSCLNVRNNPSINAEVVDCIPNGTRISTVGRVNGFAQLSDNRFVSARWVSGTSSSSSDKPMNGGGGVGGRVTLSLGSRGQAVSDVQRALGIEPTGYYGSVTARRVREFQSNNGLRVDGVVGTQTRNALLGGSRPPTGGPVSLSFGSRGQAVSDVQRALGVEPTGYFGSVTVRRVREFQANNGLRVDGVVGPETRSALFRG, encoded by the coding sequence ATGGAATTTGTTGCTTATTCCTCTATGGTCATTGCCAACCAACAGGCAAATGGTCAGGCTGAATATCTCGAATATGAGCTTCCCAAATTTGAGTTGAACTGGCGCAAACTCCTCAAGTCTTCTGCTTGGTTATCTGTAGCTGGCTTGATGGTATTGTTGACAACTCTGACTCAGTCTGCTTTAGCTGCTTACGTACGTACTAATGGCAGCTGTTTAAATGTACGTAACAACCCCAGCATTAATGCCGAAGTTGTAGACTGTATCCCTAATGGCACTCGGATCTCCACCGTGGGGAGAGTTAATGGTTTTGCCCAACTATCTGATAACAGATTTGTCTCTGCCAGATGGGTGAGTGGCACATCCAGCAGTAGCTCAGATAAACCAATGAACGGTGGTGGTGGTGTTGGCGGCAGAGTCACTCTCAGCTTGGGTTCTAGAGGTCAGGCCGTTTCCGATGTCCAGAGAGCTTTGGGGATTGAACCTACAGGATACTATGGTTCTGTAACTGCTCGTCGAGTTAGAGAGTTTCAGTCTAACAATGGTTTGCGTGTAGATGGGGTCGTGGGTACTCAAACTCGCAATGCCTTGTTAGGTGGTAGCAGACCGCCGACTGGGGGGCCTGTGAGTCTCAGCTTTGGTTCTCGTGGTCAAGCAGTTTCCGATGTGCAGAGAGCGTTAGGTGTTGAACCTACAGGATATTTCGGTTCTGTGACTGTCCGCCGAGTCAGAGAATTTCAAGCAAATAATGGCTTGCGTGTAGATGGCGTAGTCGGCCCAGAAACTCGTAGTGCTTTATTTAGAGGGTAA